The following proteins come from a genomic window of Malus sylvestris chromosome 4, drMalSylv7.2, whole genome shotgun sequence:
- the LOC126619890 gene encoding probable LRR receptor-like serine/threonine-protein kinase At1g06840 isoform X2 → MWNDLSGTIPKEIGNMTSLTLLLLSGNKLSGSLPPELGYLANLNRLQVDQNNMSGPIPKSIANMSSVKHLHMNNNSFSGQIPPELSEAPTLLHLLFDNNNLSGYLPPEFSNLPNLRILQFDNNNFKGTEIPSSYGKLSRLAKISLRNCSLQGEIPDFSRIPHLSYLDLSHNQLSGRIPSPRLSENVTTIDLSDNHLNGSIPESFSELPALQKVSLDNNFLTGSIPTIWRNISFSRKARLALDLRNNSLSSILGELNPPANVTLRLGGNPICKNVTIPNIGQFCRPEAGDGISDNSINSTQPMTCPSQACPTDYFYEYVPSSPVPCFCASPLRVKYRLKSPSFSYFPPHRQIFEIYLTRSLNLHVYQLSIDSFVWQEGPRLLMHLKLFPMFINPHSNIFNVSEVRRVRGLFTSWEVPLVDFFGPYEILNFTLLGPYSNMIVEPQKTGISKRALAGVIIGCIAAVVIISAIVMLLTTRCVKHRYPPSRRHSSSKISMRIEGVKAFTFKEMTVATGNFDTSTQLGQGGYGKVYKGILYDGTAVAIKRAEEGSLQGEKEFLTEIELLSRLHHRNLVSLVGYCDEEEEQMLVYKFMPNGNLRDWLCVKAKGSLDFTMRLRIALGSAKGILYLHTEANPPIFHRDIKASNILLDSNLVAKVADFGLSRLAPLQDDAGIGPAYVSTIVRGTPGYLDPEYFLTNKLTDKSDVYSLGIVFLELLTGNQPISHGKNIVREVNLAHQAGLVFSIIDSRMGSYPSECVERLLDLALRSCNEKQDKRPHMLEVVRELENILKITPATDTIFSPPTSSYSDQSPTSSSLLTGDRSYVSSSLAGSDLTSGTVPNIVPR, encoded by the exons ATGTGGAATGACTTAAGTGGCACTATACCTAAGGAGATTGGAAACATGACATCCTTGACACTCTT GCTCTTGAGTGGAAACAAATTATCCGGTTCCTTGCCTCCTGAGCTCGGCTATCTTGCAAATTTAAATAGACTACAAGTCGATCAGAACAATATGTCAGGTCCAATTCCAAAATCAATTGCTAACATGAGCAGTGTAAAACATCT CCACATGAACAACAACTCCTTCAGCGGTCAAATTCCGCCTGAGCTTTCTGAAGCACCCACTCTTCTTCACCT GCTCTTTGATAATAATAACTTGTCCGGATATCTTCCACCAGAATTCTCCAACTTACCAAACCTGCGCATTCT TCAATTCGATAACAACAACTTCAAGGGGACTGAGATTCCATCTTCTTATGGAAAGCTTTCCAGATTAGCAAAAAT AAGTCTTAGGAATTGCAGTTTGCAGGGAGAAATTCCTGATTTTAGCAGGATACCTCACCTTAGTTATCT AGATCTAAGCCACAATCAACTAAGTGGACGCATACCATCGCCTAGACTTTCTGAAAATGTTACAACAAT CGATCTGTCAGACAACCATCTTAACGGCTCCATACCTGAGAGTTTCTCAGAACTTCCTGCTCTTCAGAAAGT ATCGCTCGACAACAATTTTTTGACCGGTTCTATCCCTACTATCTGGCGGAACATATCTTTCAGTAGAAAAGCTAGACTTGCACT TGATCTTCGGAACAATTCACTCTCTAGCATATTGGGAGAGCTAAATCCTCCTGCAAATGTCaccttgag GCTTGGAGGAAATCCTATCTGCAAGAATGTAACAATACCAAACATAGGGCAGTTCTGTCGACCTGAAGCTGGGGACGGGATTTCTGATAACTCGATAAACTCCACTCAACCAATGACCTGCCCTAGTCAAGCATGTCCAACAGACTATTTTTACGAATATGTCCCATCTTCCCCAGTTCCATGCTTTTGTGCATCACCTTTAAGAGTTAAATATCGTCTGAAAAGTcctagtttttcatattttcctCCTCATAGACAGATTTTTGAGATCTACTTAACTCGTTCTCTCAACCTGCACGTTTATCAATTATCAATTGATTCATTTGTCTGGCAAGAAGGGCCTCGTTTACTGATGCATTTGAAGCTTTTTCCTATGTTCATCAATCCACACTCGAATATATTTAATGTAAGTGAGGTTCGGCGAGTGAGAGGCCTTTTTACATCATGGGAAGTACCTCTAGTTGATTTCTTTGGACCTTATGAGATTCTCAACTTCACTCTGCTGGGACCTTATTCGAACA TGATTGTTGAGCCGCAAAAGACGGGCATTAGCAAGAGAGCTTTAGCAGGTGTTATAATAGGATGCATCGCTGCTGTTGTCATTATATCTGCAATAGTAATGCTTCTGACCACAAGATGTGTCAAACACCGTTACCCACCTTCACGGAGACATTCAT CCTCAAAGATCTCTATGAGAATTGAAGGTGTAAAGGCGTTCACTTTCAAAGAAATGACAGTAGCTACTGGGAATTTCGATACTTCAACGCAACTTGGACAAGGAGGCTATGGGAAAGTTTACAAGGGTATTTTGTATGATGGCACAGCTGTAGCCATAAAGCGTGCAGAAGAAGGATCCTTACAGGGTGAAAAGGAGTTCTTGACTGAGATAGAACTGCTATCAAGGCTACACCACCGAAACTTAGTCTCTTTGGTTGGATATTGTGATGAAGAGGAGGAGCAG ATGCTGGTTTACAAGTTCATGCCTAATGGTAACTTACGCGACTGGCTTTGTG TTAAAGCCAAAGGAAGTCTGGACTTCACTATGAGGTTACGCATTGCATTAGGTTCCGCTAAAGGCATCCTTTATCTTCATACCGAAGCAAATCCTCCAATATTCCACCGGGATATCAAAGCCAGCAACATACTCTTGGACTCCAACCTCGTGGCTAAAGTGGCGGATTTTGGACTCTCGCGACTTGCACCTCTGCAGGATGATGCAGGGATCGGGCCTGCTTATGTATCTACAATTGTGAGAGGAACGCCG GGTTACCTTGATCCAGAGTATTTCCTGACCAATAAGTTGACAGACAAAAGCGATGTCTATAGCCTAGGAATCGTGTTTCTGGAGCTCCTTACGGGCAATCAGCCAATTTCACACGGCAAAAACATAGTTCGAGAG GTGAATCTGGCTCATCAGGCAGGGCTGGTGTTCTCGATCATAGACAGCAGAATGGGTTCCTATCCATCTGAATGCGTTGAAAGGCTTCTAGATTTGGCCCTCAGATCTTGTAATGAAAAGCAAGACAAGCGGCCTCATATGCTGGAAGTGGTGAGGGAGCTCGAAAACATACTCAAAATCACGCCGGCAACTGACACCATATTTTCACCACCTACTTCCTCGTACAGTGACCAATCACCAACCTCATCGTCCTTATTGACTGGAGACCGATCCTACGTGTCCTCCAGCCTGGCAGGAAGTGATCTAACCAGTGGTACTGTCCCAAACATAGTGCCTCGATGA
- the LOC126619890 gene encoding probable LRR receptor-like serine/threonine-protein kinase At1g06840 isoform X1, with protein sequence MSKLRASGCVIALLCSCFFLVAVAKVTNPSEVNVLRAVKSRLIDPRNHLRNWEDGDPCKSHWTGVLCFNAIGGDGYLHLQELQLLNMNLSGTLAPELGQLSQLLILDFMWNDLSGTIPKEIGNMTSLTLLLLSGNKLSGSLPPELGYLANLNRLQVDQNNMSGPIPKSIANMSSVKHLHMNNNSFSGQIPPELSEAPTLLHLLFDNNNLSGYLPPEFSNLPNLRILQFDNNNFKGTEIPSSYGKLSRLAKISLRNCSLQGEIPDFSRIPHLSYLDLSHNQLSGRIPSPRLSENVTTIDLSDNHLNGSIPESFSELPALQKVSLDNNFLTGSIPTIWRNISFSRKARLALDLRNNSLSSILGELNPPANVTLRLGGNPICKNVTIPNIGQFCRPEAGDGISDNSINSTQPMTCPSQACPTDYFYEYVPSSPVPCFCASPLRVKYRLKSPSFSYFPPHRQIFEIYLTRSLNLHVYQLSIDSFVWQEGPRLLMHLKLFPMFINPHSNIFNVSEVRRVRGLFTSWEVPLVDFFGPYEILNFTLLGPYSNMIVEPQKTGISKRALAGVIIGCIAAVVIISAIVMLLTTRCVKHRYPPSRRHSSSKISMRIEGVKAFTFKEMTVATGNFDTSTQLGQGGYGKVYKGILYDGTAVAIKRAEEGSLQGEKEFLTEIELLSRLHHRNLVSLVGYCDEEEEQMLVYKFMPNGNLRDWLCVKAKGSLDFTMRLRIALGSAKGILYLHTEANPPIFHRDIKASNILLDSNLVAKVADFGLSRLAPLQDDAGIGPAYVSTIVRGTPGYLDPEYFLTNKLTDKSDVYSLGIVFLELLTGNQPISHGKNIVREVNLAHQAGLVFSIIDSRMGSYPSECVERLLDLALRSCNEKQDKRPHMLEVVRELENILKITPATDTIFSPPTSSYSDQSPTSSSLLTGDRSYVSSSLAGSDLTSGTVPNIVPR encoded by the exons ATGTCGAAGCTGAGAGCTTCTGGATGTGTTATTGCTCTTCTGTGTTCTTGCTTCTTCCTCGTTGCGGTTGCAAAAGTTACAAATCCTTCAGAAG TGAATGTGTTGAGAGCAGTCAAGAGCAGATTAATTGATCCTAGAAATCATCTAAGGAATTGGGAAGATGGGGATCCTTGCAAATCTCATTGGACCGGAGTTTTGTGTTTCAATGCTATTGGTGGTGATGGATACTTGCACCTCCAGGAACT CCAACTGCTGAATATGAATCTCTCAGGAACTTTAGCACCTGAGCTTGGCCAACTATCCCAACTTCTGATATT AGATTTCATGTGGAATGACTTAAGTGGCACTATACCTAAGGAGATTGGAAACATGACATCCTTGACACTCTT GCTCTTGAGTGGAAACAAATTATCCGGTTCCTTGCCTCCTGAGCTCGGCTATCTTGCAAATTTAAATAGACTACAAGTCGATCAGAACAATATGTCAGGTCCAATTCCAAAATCAATTGCTAACATGAGCAGTGTAAAACATCT CCACATGAACAACAACTCCTTCAGCGGTCAAATTCCGCCTGAGCTTTCTGAAGCACCCACTCTTCTTCACCT GCTCTTTGATAATAATAACTTGTCCGGATATCTTCCACCAGAATTCTCCAACTTACCAAACCTGCGCATTCT TCAATTCGATAACAACAACTTCAAGGGGACTGAGATTCCATCTTCTTATGGAAAGCTTTCCAGATTAGCAAAAAT AAGTCTTAGGAATTGCAGTTTGCAGGGAGAAATTCCTGATTTTAGCAGGATACCTCACCTTAGTTATCT AGATCTAAGCCACAATCAACTAAGTGGACGCATACCATCGCCTAGACTTTCTGAAAATGTTACAACAAT CGATCTGTCAGACAACCATCTTAACGGCTCCATACCTGAGAGTTTCTCAGAACTTCCTGCTCTTCAGAAAGT ATCGCTCGACAACAATTTTTTGACCGGTTCTATCCCTACTATCTGGCGGAACATATCTTTCAGTAGAAAAGCTAGACTTGCACT TGATCTTCGGAACAATTCACTCTCTAGCATATTGGGAGAGCTAAATCCTCCTGCAAATGTCaccttgag GCTTGGAGGAAATCCTATCTGCAAGAATGTAACAATACCAAACATAGGGCAGTTCTGTCGACCTGAAGCTGGGGACGGGATTTCTGATAACTCGATAAACTCCACTCAACCAATGACCTGCCCTAGTCAAGCATGTCCAACAGACTATTTTTACGAATATGTCCCATCTTCCCCAGTTCCATGCTTTTGTGCATCACCTTTAAGAGTTAAATATCGTCTGAAAAGTcctagtttttcatattttcctCCTCATAGACAGATTTTTGAGATCTACTTAACTCGTTCTCTCAACCTGCACGTTTATCAATTATCAATTGATTCATTTGTCTGGCAAGAAGGGCCTCGTTTACTGATGCATTTGAAGCTTTTTCCTATGTTCATCAATCCACACTCGAATATATTTAATGTAAGTGAGGTTCGGCGAGTGAGAGGCCTTTTTACATCATGGGAAGTACCTCTAGTTGATTTCTTTGGACCTTATGAGATTCTCAACTTCACTCTGCTGGGACCTTATTCGAACA TGATTGTTGAGCCGCAAAAGACGGGCATTAGCAAGAGAGCTTTAGCAGGTGTTATAATAGGATGCATCGCTGCTGTTGTCATTATATCTGCAATAGTAATGCTTCTGACCACAAGATGTGTCAAACACCGTTACCCACCTTCACGGAGACATTCAT CCTCAAAGATCTCTATGAGAATTGAAGGTGTAAAGGCGTTCACTTTCAAAGAAATGACAGTAGCTACTGGGAATTTCGATACTTCAACGCAACTTGGACAAGGAGGCTATGGGAAAGTTTACAAGGGTATTTTGTATGATGGCACAGCTGTAGCCATAAAGCGTGCAGAAGAAGGATCCTTACAGGGTGAAAAGGAGTTCTTGACTGAGATAGAACTGCTATCAAGGCTACACCACCGAAACTTAGTCTCTTTGGTTGGATATTGTGATGAAGAGGAGGAGCAG ATGCTGGTTTACAAGTTCATGCCTAATGGTAACTTACGCGACTGGCTTTGTG TTAAAGCCAAAGGAAGTCTGGACTTCACTATGAGGTTACGCATTGCATTAGGTTCCGCTAAAGGCATCCTTTATCTTCATACCGAAGCAAATCCTCCAATATTCCACCGGGATATCAAAGCCAGCAACATACTCTTGGACTCCAACCTCGTGGCTAAAGTGGCGGATTTTGGACTCTCGCGACTTGCACCTCTGCAGGATGATGCAGGGATCGGGCCTGCTTATGTATCTACAATTGTGAGAGGAACGCCG GGTTACCTTGATCCAGAGTATTTCCTGACCAATAAGTTGACAGACAAAAGCGATGTCTATAGCCTAGGAATCGTGTTTCTGGAGCTCCTTACGGGCAATCAGCCAATTTCACACGGCAAAAACATAGTTCGAGAG GTGAATCTGGCTCATCAGGCAGGGCTGGTGTTCTCGATCATAGACAGCAGAATGGGTTCCTATCCATCTGAATGCGTTGAAAGGCTTCTAGATTTGGCCCTCAGATCTTGTAATGAAAAGCAAGACAAGCGGCCTCATATGCTGGAAGTGGTGAGGGAGCTCGAAAACATACTCAAAATCACGCCGGCAACTGACACCATATTTTCACCACCTACTTCCTCGTACAGTGACCAATCACCAACCTCATCGTCCTTATTGACTGGAGACCGATCCTACGTGTCCTCCAGCCTGGCAGGAAGTGATCTAACCAGTGGTACTGTCCCAAACATAGTGCCTCGATGA